From the Colias croceus chromosome 20, ilColCroc2.1 genome, the window AAGAACACAAAACCTGACGATGATGATTCCATACCAGTAACAGCATCCTATAATAGCAAGGGTCATTTAACAGAGATAGCAATTGTTAATTCCCCTTACGAAATCCCTCGAAAACTCATTATAGCATTTACTTTATGTTTACCATTTCACAATTCCTTAGGAAGGattacaattataaaagaCAAAATTAATTTCGCTGTCATTCACGAAATTAGTAAATTGCTACCACATTCAAATATAACTCAAGTCTTTCTTGAAAACTGCGATTCAGGGGCTAAATATCATTTGCTGTTGGAACATTTAAGTCAATTAAGGAATTTAACGCTGCGAAGGCTGGGCATAGACGATGACGAATGTAAGAATATAGTGGACAAACTTGGTGTTGGAAAACCAGCTTCAAAAACTTTGTTAACGTTGGATTTATCATCGAATAAACTTACAGATGAAGCAGCGCATGCGTTTGGTTATATGCTCCGTGGGAATAGAtgtttattgcatttaaatttgtgtaataataaaataagtgatATTGGCGCtgattgtattttaaaaagtttaacaTCATTTCTAGTAACTGACAATGAAATTTTGGACAAAAAGCGTAGACGTTTTGAATATTTGGTTAAAAGAATTGCTTTTTACaagcaatataaaaatgaattaatacTTCGTCAAACTCAAAAAGAAAGTAACAAAGGGAAGAAGCATATAATGCCACATAAAAAAGGACATTTAAAGAAAAGCAAAACAGAGCCTTCGTTTTCTATCATGTCAAACTTAACAATAGATGAGTTAGCGGAAAAAATGACTCTAGATAATATTGGTGAATTTATTGATGCATTCGATGAAGAGAATTTAGTAATAGTGCATGACCAAAAATTTTCGATTGGTAATTTACGTTTATGTTCTCTTAATctatcttataataatttgagttATATAACCGTGCGTAAAATATACGAAGTGCTTAATTATCAGATAAAAGTTCTGCCAAAAAAGCTACATTTGAATACTGGTCTGATGAGAATTCTATTCGAAGGGAATTCCACTCCACGATATTGTCAGGAGTACAAAGATATTTGTCTCCTTCTTGATAAGGTTATTTCTGAAAATGTGACATTGCCTGATTTATCTCATA encodes:
- the LOC123700660 gene encoding uncharacterized protein LOC123700660 — protein: MINEVLQVTSFDKEHKISSDKISSPSIKGKPTPVDFDTFVPWICLEFQVPYNITVHRKHQDEYSRHKRHSHKGSRKLEHPLHESTRKALAIKVFSKNTKPDDDDSIPVTASYNSKGHLTEIAIVNSPYEIPRKLIIAFTLCLPFHNSLGRITIIKDKINFAVIHEISKLLPHSNITQVFLENCDSGAKYHLLLEHLSQLRNLTLRRLGIDDDECKNIVDKLGVGKPASKTLLTLDLSSNKLTDEAAHAFGYMLRGNRCLLHLNLCNNKISDIGADCILKSLTSFLVTDNEILDKKRRRFEYLVKRIAFYKQYKNELILRQTQKESNKGKKHIMPHKKGHLKKSKTEPSFSIMSNLTIDELAEKMTLDNIGEFIDAFDEENLVIVHDQKFSIGNLRLCSLNLSYNNLSYITVRKIYEVLNYQIKVLPKKLHLNTGLMRILFEGNSTPRYCQEYKDICLLLDKVISENVTLPDLSHSTPSLKGRRDSTPSVKRSGHGSAHAKK